From Algoriphagus sp. NG3, the proteins below share one genomic window:
- a CDS encoding SusD/RagB family nutrient-binding outer membrane lipoprotein: MNIKKLYIYALLACGIASCTETDFSDNYTDPSKLAETTVGKQFSGMMYSNRLYVLPAYRDFFVVRRITANRYTQAVGWVNGENQYVPGSAAVEERWDVYYNFMQQYREIQKVYNGLTDQEKVENRVFIIAATTYFYDRTQQIVDLYGDIPWSEAGMLSINGGDYQKSYPAYDKAEVIYATMLDDLAGFADELGSLPINAATEAGFKTQDLVNRGDIGLWLKYINSLRLRMLTRVSGSSEFAARSKAEIGAILSNSGSYPIVENNDSNILFNIFSLGTLRSATDFQSGLEDWDGNIAGKAILEHMVSNSDPRLTYIFEPGTNASNNDFLGLDPMMNPTQQNELVLSQALSIYNRSTLSRNQYIPGVLITASDVHLMAAEYYLKEGQDAKAKSHYEEAVKQSIGFYEYLRSLSNNTESPSPVVPTDASIDTYLGMDQVSWGAASGIDEKLTRIAEQKWLHHNVLQSNESWAEMRRMDKLKFNFWVDNSNQQSTPPSRWMYPGSEQTYNRENYTVVQPQDKLTTPIFWDVN; encoded by the coding sequence ATGAATATCAAGAAACTATATATATATGCGTTGCTGGCATGTGGAATAGCCAGCTGTACAGAGACTGATTTTTCAGACAATTATACTGACCCTTCCAAGCTCGCAGAAACTACGGTAGGCAAGCAGTTTTCAGGGATGATGTATTCCAACCGTCTTTATGTCTTACCTGCTTACAGAGATTTCTTTGTAGTTAGAAGAATCACTGCGAATAGATATACCCAGGCAGTAGGATGGGTGAATGGGGAAAACCAATATGTGCCAGGATCTGCTGCGGTAGAAGAGCGCTGGGATGTGTATTATAATTTCATGCAGCAGTACCGGGAAATCCAGAAAGTTTACAATGGATTGACAGATCAGGAAAAAGTCGAAAACCGTGTTTTCATCATAGCTGCTACCACTTACTTCTATGATCGCACGCAGCAAATAGTAGATCTCTATGGGGATATTCCATGGAGTGAAGCCGGGATGCTTAGTATAAATGGAGGGGATTATCAAAAATCCTATCCTGCCTACGATAAAGCGGAGGTTATATATGCAACTATGCTTGATGATTTAGCCGGTTTTGCGGATGAGCTAGGCAGCCTTCCTATCAATGCGGCTACTGAGGCTGGATTTAAAACCCAAGATCTGGTGAACCGAGGGGATATTGGTTTGTGGCTGAAATATATCAATTCGCTTAGATTAAGAATGCTGACCAGGGTGAGTGGGTCAAGTGAATTTGCTGCTAGATCTAAGGCTGAGATAGGTGCCATTCTATCAAATTCTGGTAGTTATCCAATTGTGGAAAATAATGACAGTAATATCCTGTTTAATATCTTCTCCCTGGGAACACTACGAAGTGCAACCGATTTCCAGAGCGGCCTTGAAGATTGGGACGGGAACATAGCAGGAAAGGCGATTTTGGAGCATATGGTGAGTAATAGTGATCCAAGGTTGACCTACATTTTTGAACCGGGCACCAATGCATCGAATAATGATTTCCTCGGACTTGACCCTATGATGAATCCTACCCAGCAAAATGAACTGGTGTTGTCTCAGGCCTTGAGTATCTATAATCGCTCCACTCTTAGTAGAAATCAATATATCCCAGGGGTATTGATCACCGCTTCTGACGTACACTTGATGGCTGCAGAATATTATCTGAAAGAAGGACAGGATGCGAAGGCCAAAAGTCACTATGAAGAAGCTGTCAAGCAGTCGATAGGTTTTTATGAGTATTTGAGAAGTTTATCTAATAATACCGAGTCACCTAGCCCTGTAGTACCAACTGATGCCTCGATTGACACATACTTGGGGATGGACCAAGTTTCATGGGGGGCTGCTTCAGGTATAGATGAAAAACTCACACGTATAGCAGAGCAAAAGTGGTTGCACCATAATGTGCTTCAATCCAATGAGAGTTGGGCAGAGATGCGAAGAATGGATAAGTTGAAATTTAATTTCTGGGTTGATAATTCTAATCAGCAGAGTACACCACCTTCACGATGGATGTACCCGGGGTCAGAGCAGACATACAATAGGGAAAACTACACTGTAGTACAGCCTCAGGATAAATTGACAACGCCAATTTTCTGGGATGTGAATTAA
- a CDS encoding SusC/RagA family TonB-linked outer membrane protein → MKKVLSISFALAMMMAITVTTYAQQRVLKGKVTAKEDGLPMPGVTILDKTNQTGTTTDMDGMYSLSVGSNSVIVYSFIGYAAQEITVGNQSEVNIILSEDASELSEFVVTAFGMDKEQKSLGYATSTIKADELIKVGNPNVASALYGKATGVKIQTGAGGATSAVNIQIRGINSINGKSQPLIVLDGVPIRNEEVRNNSYWDDQRLRGNGLLDINPADIDNISILKGASAAALYGSEAVNGVVLITTKKGKAGEKGMQVDFNANVAIDQIAYLPRYQNVRGPGMPSHVQNLGQAADGFNYTEGGVRTVPNSTTNFGPAFDGQPMLAWDGISRPYVAQEDNYAALFNNPVSSQINVSIANATEKANFRLSLTRQDNEALSLNSKNSKNIVNLNSSYQVSKRLKTDLLINYINQNTKNRPYSVDRMINNFSGMMTRFDNGAWYLDRYQTSRGYRFVTGNGQSLTPEENITGNGFRGDIADYAWRVNRNRASELSNRVIGSLTNTFNITEDLNLRARISSDFTSRYSETENATERPLAFGPSGSFGMETELFSILYGDLMLNYNKAINEDITIGAMIGYTARNESINIIGSSTNGGLSTENLFDIVASADLPTTSNSREYRTIDAFMGTVNFNYKNTWFIEGTLRRDRISTMNPDNNAFIYPSVNSALVLSDAINLPRFITFSKLRGSWGIVGNYPDIYGANIAYNQASLGEQQPGGSNVLYTTLSSEFGNDGIKPEQKHEFEFGLDTRFFNDRFGIDVSYYNAQVRDQILALTLPSSSGARSVLTNIGTLRNTGVELQLNGDIIATPNFQWTATINIARNINKVEKLANDATELLHQDYDGNAAQLRSIVGRPMGDFYARPIATDDNGNKIVQPNGLYKIDDQNWEQVGNAMPDAVGGIINNVTYKNFSLSAVMDFQIGGSVMPTGINWMISRGLTEESLKYMDEASGGLAYYVNENGQGIGVPHSTGQGPNGETVYHDGMLMDGVVADGSTNTNVVSQAYYYWNTYNWGGPQYSQSRYELYIKDNHYIKMRELSLAYTIPNQISSKIGVANVNVSVFGRNLFFLYRNIKDLDPEVLTAGSRWTQTLTSAGTNPATRTYGVMLRARF, encoded by the coding sequence ATGAAAAAAGTTTTATCAATTTCTTTCGCTCTAGCAATGATGATGGCCATAACGGTCACTACTTATGCCCAGCAGCGAGTATTGAAAGGAAAAGTGACTGCTAAAGAAGATGGTCTTCCTATGCCAGGTGTTACCATCTTGGACAAGACTAACCAGACAGGAACGACTACTGACATGGATGGTATGTATTCGCTTTCGGTCGGATCAAATTCAGTTATAGTTTATTCTTTTATTGGGTACGCAGCCCAGGAGATTACAGTGGGTAACCAATCCGAAGTTAATATCATCCTAAGTGAGGATGCCAGTGAACTTTCTGAATTTGTAGTAACCGCATTCGGTATGGATAAGGAACAAAAGTCCTTGGGATATGCAACAAGTACCATTAAGGCAGATGAACTGATCAAAGTGGGCAATCCAAATGTCGCATCTGCCTTATACGGAAAAGCAACCGGTGTGAAAATTCAAACCGGTGCCGGTGGAGCTACTTCAGCAGTGAATATCCAGATACGAGGAATTAACTCCATCAATGGTAAAAGTCAACCGTTAATTGTGCTGGATGGGGTGCCGATTCGAAATGAAGAAGTTCGCAATAATAGTTACTGGGATGATCAGCGTCTAAGAGGGAATGGCTTACTGGATATCAACCCTGCCGATATTGATAATATTTCTATCTTAAAAGGTGCTTCTGCAGCAGCATTGTACGGCTCAGAAGCGGTGAATGGGGTGGTATTGATCACTACTAAAAAAGGTAAAGCAGGGGAAAAAGGGATGCAGGTTGATTTTAACGCCAATGTCGCTATTGATCAGATTGCTTACTTGCCCCGCTATCAAAATGTAAGAGGCCCAGGTATGCCTAGCCATGTACAGAATTTGGGGCAAGCGGCAGATGGTTTTAATTATACAGAAGGAGGCGTCCGTACAGTTCCAAATTCAACTACTAATTTCGGCCCTGCATTTGATGGGCAGCCGATGTTGGCATGGGATGGTATTTCCAGACCTTATGTAGCCCAGGAAGATAATTATGCGGCATTGTTCAACAATCCGGTGAGTTCTCAGATCAACGTATCCATAGCAAACGCTACAGAAAAGGCGAATTTCCGTCTTTCTCTGACCCGTCAGGACAATGAGGCCTTGAGTTTGAATTCTAAAAACAGTAAGAACATTGTTAACCTAAATTCCAGCTATCAAGTCAGCAAGAGGTTGAAAACAGACTTATTGATCAATTATATCAATCAAAACACGAAGAACCGCCCATATTCAGTTGATCGTATGATTAACAACTTCTCAGGCATGATGACCCGTTTCGACAACGGTGCGTGGTATTTAGACAGGTATCAGACGAGCAGGGGATACAGATTTGTCACCGGTAACGGTCAGAGTCTCACTCCGGAGGAGAATATTACCGGAAATGGATTTAGAGGAGATATAGCTGATTATGCATGGAGAGTGAACAGAAACCGAGCTTCAGAACTCAGTAACCGAGTTATTGGTAGTTTGACAAACACTTTTAACATTACTGAGGACCTGAACCTGAGAGCACGTATATCTTCAGATTTCACCAGCAGGTATTCTGAAACCGAGAATGCTACAGAAAGACCTCTGGCTTTTGGTCCCTCTGGATCTTTCGGTATGGAAACGGAATTGTTTAGCATTCTATACGGTGATTTGATGCTTAATTATAACAAAGCAATCAACGAGGATATTACGATTGGGGCAATGATCGGATATACGGCCAGAAATGAAAGTATTAACATAATTGGGTCATCTACTAATGGTGGATTGAGCACAGAAAATCTCTTTGATATCGTGGCTTCAGCTGATCTTCCTACAACTAGCAACAGCAGGGAATACAGGACTATTGATGCCTTTATGGGTACTGTTAATTTTAATTATAAGAATACCTGGTTTATAGAAGGGACACTTCGTAGGGATAGGATTTCTACGATGAATCCGGATAATAACGCGTTTATTTATCCCTCTGTAAATTCTGCCTTGGTATTGTCAGATGCTATCAATCTGCCAAGATTTATAACATTTTCTAAATTAAGGGGATCTTGGGGCATTGTAGGTAATTATCCGGATATCTACGGAGCCAATATCGCTTACAACCAGGCTTCTCTGGGAGAGCAACAGCCGGGTGGATCCAATGTCTTATACACTACATTGTCTTCTGAATTTGGGAATGATGGGATTAAGCCTGAGCAAAAGCATGAATTCGAATTTGGTTTGGATACTAGATTTTTCAATGACCGTTTTGGGATCGACGTTTCATACTATAATGCCCAGGTCCGTGATCAGATTTTAGCTTTGACTTTGCCGTCTTCCTCAGGTGCTAGATCTGTATTGACCAATATTGGTACCTTGAGAAATACCGGTGTAGAGTTACAATTGAACGGTGATATCATTGCCACTCCTAATTTCCAATGGACAGCTACCATCAATATAGCAAGGAATATAAATAAGGTAGAGAAACTTGCCAATGATGCTACGGAACTCTTGCATCAAGATTATGATGGCAATGCCGCCCAACTTAGATCCATAGTAGGTAGGCCGATGGGTGATTTCTATGCCCGTCCAATTGCTACCGATGACAATGGGAACAAGATTGTCCAGCCAAATGGATTGTACAAAATAGATGATCAGAATTGGGAACAGGTGGGTAACGCTATGCCTGACGCTGTAGGTGGTATTATCAATAACGTCACTTATAAGAACTTCAGCTTATCTGCCGTCATGGACTTTCAGATAGGGGGAAGTGTGATGCCTACCGGGATCAACTGGATGATCAGTAGAGGCTTGACCGAAGAAAGCTTAAAGTATATGGATGAAGCTAGCGGCGGATTGGCCTATTATGTCAATGAAAACGGTCAAGGAATTGGGGTGCCTCATTCTACCGGTCAGGGGCCAAATGGTGAAACGGTGTACCATGATGGGATGTTGATGGACGGGGTAGTGGCCGATGGCTCTACCAATACTAATGTGGTATCCCAAGCATACTATTATTGGAATACTTACAACTGGGGAGGACCTCAGTATAGCCAGTCAAGATATGAGCTATACATCAAAGACAATCATTATATCAAGATGAGAGAATTGTCTCTGGCTTACACTATACCAAATCAAATATCATCTAAGATAGGGGTAGCCAATGTGAATGTTTCTGTGTTTGGGCGAAACTTGTTTTTCCTCTATAGAAATATCAAAGATTTAGATCCTGAAGTTCTGACAGCAGGATCCAGATGGACTCAGACTCTGACTAGTGCGGGTACTAACCCTGCTACCAGGACATATGGGGTGATGTTGAGAGCTAGATTTTAA
- a CDS encoding glutamine synthetase III — protein MATLRQQALAMVQTRQRVTVKAPSNKISDFFGTNTFGTAQMKVSLAPSAYKRVMEAIDKGTKIDAGTAEEVASAVKTWALSKGVTHYTHWFQPLTGSTAEKHDSFFDALGGLEKFKGSALVQQEPDASSFPNGGIRSTFEARGYTAWDPTSPIFIFENTLCIPTIFVSYTGEALDYKTPLLKSIEAINEAAVAICQLFDRNVRKVQPSLGVEQEYFVIDKALFAARPDLVMGGRTVYGHSPARGQQLDDHYFGSIPTRVKDFMVDFENEALKLGIPVMTRHNEVAPGQFEVAPLFEEINKATDHNQLLMDVMEKVAERHDLKVLLHEKPFAGVNGSGKHNNWSLITDTGVNLFQPSNSARENLQFLTFLVATIKAVYQHSDLLRASIASAGNDHRLGANEAPPAIISVFLGATLTEVLNELEKNGNIKIEKGDNMYMKLGISKIPEIILDNTDRNRTSPFAFTGNKFEFRAVGSQANVAGPMTVLNVIVADVLADMAKDIEKEMTAGKEKKIAIVNVLRKYIKESKKVRFEGDGYSDEWAKEAEKRGLSNLKSTPGALDVYSTKATKELFERHNVMNGVEVHARHEIMLENFIKKIQIEGRVMGDLALNHIIPTAILYQNKIIQNANGLKGLGLDHTAAVETIKEVSKHIESLKANITAMVEARKKLNKETDIVKMAKGYQADVKEAYFDKIRYAVDKLELLVDDESWPLVKYREMLFLR, from the coding sequence ATGGCAACACTCAGACAACAAGCCCTGGCAATGGTGCAAACCAGACAGCGAGTAACTGTAAAAGCACCATCCAACAAAATTTCCGATTTTTTTGGAACCAATACCTTTGGTACTGCTCAAATGAAAGTGTCCTTGGCACCCTCAGCGTACAAAAGAGTAATGGAGGCTATAGACAAAGGAACCAAAATAGATGCAGGAACCGCAGAAGAAGTGGCATCCGCAGTCAAAACTTGGGCATTGTCCAAAGGCGTTACACACTATACACACTGGTTTCAGCCTCTTACAGGTTCCACTGCGGAGAAGCATGATTCATTTTTCGATGCATTGGGAGGCTTGGAAAAATTCAAAGGCAGTGCGCTAGTTCAGCAAGAGCCAGATGCATCTTCTTTTCCTAATGGTGGCATACGCTCTACTTTCGAAGCAAGAGGTTATACCGCTTGGGATCCTACTTCCCCGATCTTCATTTTCGAAAACACACTTTGTATTCCAACTATATTTGTATCCTACACCGGGGAGGCGTTGGATTACAAAACACCATTGTTGAAGTCGATAGAAGCGATCAACGAAGCTGCAGTGGCTATCTGCCAATTGTTTGACAGAAACGTGAGAAAAGTACAGCCCTCTCTAGGTGTAGAGCAGGAATATTTTGTAATAGACAAAGCTCTTTTCGCAGCAAGACCTGATTTGGTAATGGGTGGTAGGACTGTCTATGGACATAGCCCGGCCAGAGGTCAGCAGCTGGATGATCATTACTTCGGGTCTATTCCTACCCGTGTGAAAGACTTTATGGTGGACTTCGAGAATGAAGCACTTAAGTTGGGTATTCCGGTAATGACCAGACATAACGAAGTGGCTCCCGGCCAGTTCGAAGTAGCTCCTTTGTTTGAAGAAATCAATAAGGCTACGGATCACAACCAATTGCTGATGGATGTGATGGAGAAGGTGGCTGAAAGACATGATCTGAAAGTACTTCTTCACGAAAAGCCATTTGCCGGCGTGAATGGTAGTGGTAAGCACAATAACTGGTCATTGATCACAGATACCGGAGTCAACCTTTTCCAACCTAGTAATTCCGCAAGAGAAAACCTTCAATTCCTGACGTTCCTGGTAGCTACAATCAAAGCGGTTTATCAGCATTCTGATTTGTTGAGAGCAAGTATTGCGTCAGCTGGTAATGATCACAGGCTTGGGGCAAACGAAGCCCCTCCCGCGATTATCTCTGTATTCTTGGGAGCAACGCTTACCGAGGTGTTGAATGAGCTGGAGAAAAACGGCAACATTAAAATTGAGAAGGGTGATAATATGTACATGAAGCTGGGAATCTCCAAGATTCCTGAGATCATCCTTGACAATACTGATAGAAACAGAACTTCTCCTTTCGCCTTTACAGGTAATAAGTTTGAATTCCGTGCGGTAGGTTCTCAGGCTAATGTGGCTGGGCCTATGACTGTTCTCAATGTGATCGTTGCAGATGTACTGGCAGATATGGCTAAAGACATCGAGAAAGAGATGACTGCCGGTAAAGAGAAGAAGATTGCTATAGTAAATGTATTGAGAAAATACATCAAAGAAAGTAAGAAAGTAAGATTCGAAGGTGATGGCTACTCAGACGAGTGGGCTAAAGAAGCTGAGAAAAGAGGTCTGTCTAATTTGAAGTCAACTCCTGGAGCATTGGATGTATATTCTACCAAAGCTACTAAGGAGCTTTTCGAAAGACATAATGTGATGAATGGGGTGGAAGTTCATGCCCGCCATGAAATCATGTTGGAGAATTTCATAAAGAAAATTCAGATAGAAGGCCGTGTGATGGGTGATTTGGCACTGAATCACATTATTCCTACCGCCATTCTATATCAGAACAAAATCATCCAAAATGCCAATGGCTTGAAAGGACTTGGATTGGATCATACTGCCGCTGTGGAGACGATCAAAGAAGTGTCCAAGCATATAGAATCATTGAAGGCGAATATCACCGCAATGGTAGAAGCGCGCAAGAAGCTTAATAAAGAGACGGATATTGTAAAGATGGCGAAAGGCTATCAGGCAGATGTCAAAGAAGCTTACTTCGACAAAATCCGTTATGCGGTAGATAAGTTGGAGCTATTGGTGGATGACGAATCCTGGCCATTGGTGAAGTATAGAGAAATGCTTTTTCTTAGATAA
- the mtaB gene encoding tRNA (N(6)-L-threonylcarbamoyladenosine(37)-C(2))-methylthiotransferase MtaB produces MKKVAFYTLGCKLNFSETSTISRQFEEKGYLKVDFQENPDIFIINTCSVTENADKKCKKIVKEAKKISPNSYVTIIGCYAQLKPKEISEIEGVDAVLGAAEKFRLIELLDDFAKAQETKVLASEIQEATVFNNAYSINDRTRTFLKVQDGCNYGCAFCTIPLARGKSRSNTIESVVQSAREIAATDVKEIVLTGVNIGDFGIVDGKRNERFADLVYALDEVEGINRLRISSIEPNLLTNEIISFAAQSKRFVPHFHVPLQSGSNTILRKMGRRYLRELYVDRVTKIKTLMPHACIGVDVIVGFPGETDELFLETYNFLNELDISYLHVFTYSERANTRAAEMEDVVPMKKRNERSKMLRILSEKKRRQFYTENLGKTFTVLFEEDVEDGKIHGFTENYIRVAAKYDPMLINELKTVTLDQINDKGNVEVREPEFVYEKH; encoded by the coding sequence GTGAAAAAAGTAGCCTTTTATACACTAGGATGTAAGCTAAATTTCTCTGAAACCTCCACTATCAGCCGCCAATTCGAAGAAAAAGGCTATCTGAAAGTCGACTTTCAGGAAAATCCCGATATTTTCATCATCAATACCTGCTCAGTTACTGAGAATGCTGATAAGAAGTGTAAGAAAATCGTGAAGGAGGCTAAAAAGATTTCACCTAATTCCTATGTTACCATTATAGGCTGCTATGCCCAATTGAAACCGAAGGAAATCTCGGAAATAGAGGGAGTAGATGCTGTGCTAGGTGCCGCAGAAAAATTCCGTCTGATAGAGCTTCTGGATGATTTTGCAAAAGCACAGGAGACAAAAGTACTAGCTTCCGAGATACAAGAAGCGACGGTCTTTAATAATGCATACTCTATAAATGACCGGACTAGAACATTTCTAAAAGTCCAGGATGGGTGTAATTACGGTTGCGCCTTTTGTACCATTCCGCTTGCTCGAGGCAAAAGCAGAAGCAACACGATTGAAAGTGTAGTCCAATCTGCACGGGAAATCGCCGCTACTGATGTCAAAGAAATTGTATTGACTGGAGTTAATATCGGAGACTTCGGCATTGTAGACGGAAAAAGAAATGAACGATTTGCTGACTTGGTGTACGCTCTTGACGAAGTAGAAGGGATAAATAGATTGAGAATTTCCTCTATCGAACCTAACCTGCTTACCAATGAAATTATTAGTTTTGCCGCGCAATCCAAGCGATTTGTCCCGCATTTCCATGTTCCACTGCAATCAGGATCCAACACCATCCTGAGAAAAATGGGAAGAAGGTACTTACGTGAACTCTATGTAGATCGTGTAACAAAAATTAAAACGCTTATGCCTCATGCCTGCATAGGCGTGGATGTGATTGTAGGCTTCCCAGGTGAGACGGATGAGCTTTTTCTCGAAACTTACAATTTCCTAAATGAGCTAGACATTTCGTATTTACACGTATTTACCTATTCGGAACGGGCAAACACCCGGGCTGCAGAAATGGAAGACGTAGTTCCGATGAAAAAGAGAAATGAACGCTCGAAGATGCTTCGTATTCTCTCCGAGAAAAAAAGAAGGCAGTTTTATACTGAGAATCTTGGTAAAACCTTTACCGTGCTTTTTGAAGAAGATGTGGAAGATGGTAAAATACATGGATTCACAGAGAACTACATAAGGGTAGCTGCCAAATACGATCCTATGCTGATCAACGAATTAAAAACTGTCACTCTTGATCAGATCAATGACAAGGGTAACGTAGAGGTGCGGGAACCCGAATTCGTATATGAGAAGCATTAA